In a single window of the Candidatus Angelobacter sp. genome:
- a CDS encoding GtrA family protein, whose translation MKFKLWPAFRRYAQFCIVGGGGIAVDMGFIWLLAGKNMLGWNLTLSKVVAAEVAIFNNFLWNDLWTFQGMGAERSRWLPRLIRFGKFNLICLAGIGFSVLLLNVQVYLLNVNVYLANFISIMLVSVWNFLMNLRFGWKDRSK comes from the coding sequence GTGAAATTCAAGTTGTGGCCGGCATTCCGGCGCTACGCGCAATTCTGCATCGTGGGCGGCGGGGGGATTGCCGTGGATATGGGATTCATCTGGTTGCTGGCGGGCAAGAACATGCTCGGCTGGAACTTGACCTTGAGCAAAGTCGTCGCCGCAGAGGTGGCCATCTTCAATAATTTTCTATGGAATGATCTGTGGACGTTCCAAGGGATGGGGGCGGAGCGCAGCCGCTGGCTGCCACGCTTGATTCGGTTCGGGAAGTTTAATTTGATCTGCCTGGCAGGAATCGGATTCAGCGTGTTGCTGTTGAACGTGCAAGTCTATTTGCTGAACGTAAACGTGTATCTGGCAAACTTCATCTCGATCATGTTGGTCAGCGTCTGGAACTTCCTCATG
- a CDS encoding GtrA family protein: MLLPQFLLFCVVGVSTTLVDFTVFNLLTRSSVAWRRIPANTVSVATAMTWSFLANWWLVFHPAGHEWLRRAERFLVTTAFSAFVLQNAVLYLTTYVWKGPANLALALARKLSLSRRLGGDVVARNACKALGVSAGLVWNFYWYKFFVYAA; encoded by the coding sequence ATGCTGCTACCTCAGTTTCTCTTGTTCTGCGTGGTCGGCGTTAGCACGACCCTGGTGGATTTCACCGTGTTCAACTTGCTGACCCGGTCCTCGGTGGCCTGGCGGCGCATTCCGGCCAACACGGTTTCCGTGGCAACGGCGATGACATGGTCTTTTTTGGCCAACTGGTGGCTGGTGTTTCACCCCGCCGGACACGAATGGTTGAGACGCGCCGAGCGGTTTCTGGTCACGACGGCATTTTCTGCGTTCGTGTTGCAAAACGCGGTCCTCTATTTGACGACCTACGTTTGGAAGGGCCCGGCCAATCTCGCGCTCGCTTTGGCTCGCAAGCTGAGTCTTTCGCGGCGGCTGGGCGGTGACGTGGTCGCGCGCAACGCATGCAAGGCGCTGGGGGTGTCGGCCGGTCTGGTGTGGAATTTTTACTGGTACAAGTTTTTTGTTTATGCGGCGTAG
- a CDS encoding prepilin-type N-terminal cleavage/methylation domain-containing protein, with translation MNFNVQSSMSRVQRRQRGDSAVWRGGAGPAGPLPSRAPGTAVRSCAFTLMELLVTIAVIAVLAALLLPALGRAKASAQGAECASNLRQLIHAWMMYGDDNNGQLPSNADGQDGRGVFTNWVAGTMSRANDATNTQLLIDRQQSAFAAYIPTPSVYKCPGDRSRFVRSVSMNCRMNPTRIKGTPAFIDGGNSRYRDYRKSQEIAHPSGIFVLLDERSDSINEGYFGVDMSNTGTRDGSGPANPYWIIDYPASYHNKAAEIVFADGHVEGHRWLEWTTLVPLGRARPGSHTSPTDRDVKWIQDHCTEPR, from the coding sequence ATGAACTTCAACGTCCAAAGTTCGATGTCCAGAGTCCAAAGGCGGCAAAGAGGCGACTCTGCTGTCTGGCGGGGTGGAGCCGGTCCAGCGGGGCCATTGCCGAGCCGGGCGCCGGGGACTGCGGTTCGGTCGTGCGCTTTCACGCTGATGGAGTTGCTGGTGACGATCGCGGTCATTGCCGTTCTGGCGGCGTTGCTTTTGCCGGCGCTGGGCCGGGCCAAGGCCTCCGCACAGGGGGCCGAGTGTGCGAGCAACCTGCGACAACTCATTCACGCCTGGATGATGTACGGCGATGACAACAACGGCCAGTTGCCCTCCAACGCCGACGGTCAGGACGGCCGGGGAGTTTTCACCAACTGGGTCGCCGGGACGATGAGCCGCGCCAACGACGCGACCAACACGCAATTGTTGATTGACCGGCAGCAGTCGGCGTTCGCGGCGTACATTCCCACACCGTCGGTTTACAAGTGTCCCGGTGACCGCAGCCGGTTCGTGCGCAGCGTTTCGATGAACTGCCGGATGAATCCCACGCGCATCAAAGGCACGCCAGCGTTCATCGACGGCGGCAACAGCCGCTACCGGGACTATCGTAAATCCCAGGAGATCGCGCATCCTTCCGGCATTTTTGTTTTGCTGGACGAACGCAGCGACAGCATCAACGAAGGCTATTTCGGGGTGGACATGAGCAACACCGGGACGCGCGACGGCAGCGGGCCGGCCAATCCGTACTGGATCATTGATTACCCGGCCAGCTATCACAACAAAGCAGCGGAAATTGTTTTTGCGGACGGGCATGTGGAGGGGCATCGCTGGCTGGAGTGGACGACTCTGGTGCCGCTGGGCAGGGCCAGGCCCGGGAGCCACACCTCCCCGACCGATCGCGATGTGAAATGGATCCAGGACCACTGCACGGAGCCGCGGTAG